From Triticum aestivum cultivar Chinese Spring chromosome 4A, IWGSC CS RefSeq v2.1, whole genome shotgun sequence, a single genomic window includes:
- the LOC123085194 gene encoding subtilisin-like protease SBT1.6 yields the protein MAARRRLLLLLLVLAPALSQTALGVSGGGQARKTYIFRVDHRAKPSVFPTHAHWYASAAFVSAAASAGGTLEPLHVYDTVFHGFSASLSASRAEELRRHPAVLAAFEDRVRQLHTTRSPQFMGLRARLGLWFLADYGSDVIVGVLDTGVWPERRSLSDRNLPPVPARWRGGCDAGPAFLASSCNKKLVGARFFSQGHAAHYGVDAAASNGSVEYMSPRDADGHGTHTATTAAGSVSYAASMEGYASGVAKGVAPKARVAAYKVCWKGAGCLDSDILAGFDRAVADGVDVISVSIGGGNGAVSPFYIDPIAIGSYGAVSRGVFVATSAGNEGPAPMSVTNLAPWIATVGAGTIDRNFPAEIVLGDGRRMSGVSLYSGKPLANNTMLSLYYPGRSGGLSASLCMENSIDPSLVAGKIVICDRGSSPRVAKGMVVKEAGGAAMVLANGEANGEGLVGDAHVLPACSVGENEGDALKAYAANTTNPTATIVFRGTVIGVKPAPLVASFSARGPNGLVPEILKPDFIAPGVNILAAWTGATGPTGLEADARRTEFNILSGTSMACPHASGAAALLRSAHPRWSPAAIRSALMTTAIVTDNRGGAVADEAEPGRAATPFDYGAGHIALGKALDPGLVYDAGDEDYVAFMCSIGYAANAIEVITHKPVACPAATGRKPSGSDLNYPSISVVLYGGNQSKTVIRTATNVGAEASATYKARVEMASGGASVAVKPEKLVFSPSVKKQSFAVTVSAAAAPSTAAPVHGHLVWSDGRGHDVRSPIVVTWLQPM from the coding sequence atggccgcccgccgccgcctcctgctacTCCTCCTCGTGCTCGCCCCGGCGCTCTCGCAGACCGCGCTCGGCGTCAGCGGCGGCGGACAGGCCAGGAAGACGTACATCTTCCGCGTCGACCACCGGGCCAAGCCGTCCGTGTTCCCCACCCACGCGCACTGGTACGCCTCCGCGGCCTTCGTGTCGGCGGCGGCCAGCGCCGGCGGCACGCTCGAGCCCCTCCACGTCTACGACACCGTCTTCCACGGCTTCTCCGCGTCGCTGTCCGCGTCCCGCGCCGAGGAGCTGCGGCGCCACCCGGCCGTGCTCGCCGCGTTCGAGGACCGGGTCCGCCAGCTGCACACCACCCGCTCGCCGCAGTTCATGGGCCTCCGCGCCCGCCTCGGGCTGTGGTTCCTCGCCGACTACGGCTCCGATGTCATCGTCGGGGTGCTGGACACCGGCGTGTGGCCCGAGCGCCGGAGCCTGTCGGATAGGAACCTACCGCCCGTCCCCGCCCGGTGGCGCGGCGGCTGCGACGCCGGGCCGGCGTTCCTGGCGTCCTCCTGCAACAAGAAGCTCGTCGGCGCGCGGTTCTTCTCGCAGGGCCACGCCGCGCACTACGGCGTCGATGCGGCGGCGTCTAACGGGTCCGTGGAGTACATGTCGCCGCGCGACGCCGACGGGCACGGGACGCACACGGCCACCACGGCCGCCGGGAGCGTGTCCTACGCGGCGAGCATGGAGGGGTACGCTTCCGGGGTCGCCAAGGGCGTCGCGCCCAAGGCCAGGGTTGCCGCGTACAAGGTGTGCTGGAAGGGCGCCGGCTGCCTCGACTCCGACATCCTGGCTGGCTTCGACCGCGCCGTCGCGGACGGCGTGGACGTCATCTCCGTCTCCATAGGCGGCGGCAACGGCGCGGTGTCGCCGTTCTATATTGACCCAATTGCCATCGGCTCGTACGGTGCCGTTTCGCGGGGAGTGTTCGTGGCCACCTCTGCGGGAAACGAAGGGCCCGCTCCCATGTCAGTGACCAACCTCGCCCCGTGGATCGCCACCGTGGGCGCCGGCACCATCGACCGCAACTTCCCCGCCGAGATCGTGCTCGGCGACGGGAGGCGCATGTCAGGGGTGTCTCTCTACTCCGGCAAGCCCCTGGCCAACAACACAATGCTGTCTTTGTACTACCCCGGGAGGTCAGGTGGGCTGTCAGCTTCGCTGTGCATGGAGAACTCCATCGACCCGTCGCTTGTGGCCGGCAAGATTGTCATCTGCGACCGCGGCAGCAGCCCACGCGTGGCCAAGGGGATGGTCGTCAAGGAAGCCGGTGGCGCGGCGATGGTTCTGGCCAACGGGGAGGCCAACGGCGAAGGTCTGGTAGGGGACGCCCACGTCCTCCCAGCTTGCTCGGTGGGCGAGAACGAGGGCGACGCGCTCAAGGCATACGCTGCCAACACCACCAACCCGACCGCAACAATTGTCTTCCGGGGCACGGTCATCGGCGTCAAGCCGGCTCCCCTGGTGGCCTCCTTCTCGGCGCGCGGGCCCAACGGACTCGTCCCGGAAATCCTCAAGCCCGACTTCATCGCCCCCGGCGTCAACATCCTCGCGGCGTGGACGGGCGCCACCGGCCCAACCGGCCTGGAGGCCGACGCCAGGCGGACGGAGTTCAACATCCTGTCGGGGACGTCGATGGCGTGCCCGCACGCGAGCGGCGCCGCCGCGCTGCTCCGGTCCGCGCACCCCAGGTGGTCGCCGGCGGCCATCCGGTCGGCGCTGATGACCACGGCCATCGTGACCGACAACCGCGGCGGGGCCGTGGCGGACGAGGCCGAGCCCGGGCGCGCCGCGACGCCGTTCGACTACGGCGCGGGGCACATCGCGCTGGGCAAGGCCCTGGACCCGGGGCTGGTGTACGACGCCGGGGACGAGGACTACGTGGCGTTCATGTGCAGCATCGGGTACGCGGCCAACGCGATCGAGGTGATCACGCACAAGCCCGTGGCGTGCCCGGCCGCGACGGGCAGGAAGCCGTCGGGGTCGGACCTGAACTACCCGTCCATCTCCGTGGTGCTCTACGGCGGCAACCAGTCGAAGACGGTGATCCGCACGGCGACCAACGTGGGCGCCGAGGCGTCCGCGACGTACAAGGCGCGCGTGGagatggcgagcggcggcgcgtcGGTGGCGGTGAAGCCGGAGAAGCTCGTCTTCTCCCCGTCCGTGAAGAAGCAGAGCTTCGCGGTGACGGTGTCGGCGGCGGCCGCGCCATCCACCGCGGCGCCGGTGCACGGGCACCTCGTCTGGTCGGACGGCCGCGGGCACGACGTCCGGAGCCCCATCGTGGTGACGTGGCTGCAGCCCATGTAA